The genomic segment TAAAAAATATATAATTGGTGGAATTAATATTTTTTTATTTTTAGAATTTAATGGAGGCACCTGCTACCCAATTTCTTGCATTAGATGGATAATAATGAAAACCCTCCCCACGTGTATAATATGCATAATCATAGTATTTTTCATCAAATAAATTATTAACCTTAACATAGGCTGAAATATTTTTGTAATTATACTCACATTTAATATCACTTACAAAATATCCATCTATTTTTTTAGCTTCATTTAAATAGTCATTACCTGCATAATATGAACTATAATAACCAATCTGATAGTATAGATTAAATCCAAAAGGGCTTTTGTATTTAAAGAGTCCTTTCAGGGAATGCTTAGAAACTAATGGAATTTCTGCATCTTTATATGGACCCTCATCAATATTTCCATCTATATAGTTATATTTAATGTCTATCAAATAATTTTTAAAAGTTGCCCCCACATTAAGAGTAACACCAAGCCTTTCAGTATCAATATTTGTATTAAAAAAACCCTCATTATAGAAAATAGCATCGGGATTTGTGAATATCTCATCATTAGACTTTTGATAAAAGGCAACTAAATTTAGATAATAACCCTTATATTTTAATTTATAACCACTCTCGAGGGTATAATTTTCTTGGGGCTCTAGATCAGTATTTAGTCTGCCACCATACTCCATCAATTCATCAGTAGTTGGAAATCTAAAGCTCTTATCAAACTTCACGTATATATTATTATTTTTATTAATATCATAGGCTATCATAAATAAATAGCTGTTAATCCACTTACTTTTTTTTGTATCCTCTGACTCAAAGAAATCTCTTTTATATTGACTTCTAAAGCCAGTTTGTAAAATAAGCTTATCTATATTGAAGGTATCAAATAAATATATACCATGATATATCCTTTCTAACTCACTATAAGTATTATATTTCATCTCTTCTACAGCTACATCATAGTGTTCAAAGTCATAGCCAATTTGAATCTTATTTGAAAATAATTCACCATCAAATTGGAATATATATTCAGGTCTTATCGAATAGTAGGTCAATTCATCATCATAGATTAAACCAGATATATTATACTCCCTATCTCTTTTCCTGTAATCGCCATTTATTACAAAATCGCCAATTGGTGAATACAATTTCACTCTATTATTAATATAGCCATCCTTGTCACTGCCACCATCATCTGGGAATAGTGAATGTTTTCTGCCAAATTCCTCTATTTCACTGCTACTTAAAGGCCCAGGCAATCCATAGTCAGAATCAGAATATGAACCAGAAATATTATACTCTATGTTTTGGCCAAAATAGCTAGCCTCACCACCAATTGTGGTTTTATCAAAATCACTATTAAGTCTGTAGCCATCTGTCGTACTTCTGTTTACATTTAACATAAGTGAAATATTTTCACCGGCGTAAACACCTTCTGTATAATAATTTTGATAGTCATAGGAACCAAAATCAGATTTAATATTAAAACCACCTTTTATAGGCTTTTTTGTAACTATATTAATAACCCCACCAACTGCCCTATCACCAAATAACACAGAATTACCACCATGGTATACCTCAATCCTTTCAATGGCATCTACAGGTATAGTTGATAAATCCACACCAGACATATCAACAGTATTTAATTTCATCCCATTAATGAGAATTATATTGTTTAAAGCTCCCTTTTCTCCAAAACCTCTTAAATCAATATTTGTATGTTTTTTATCGTAGGATTTTAAATTAGAACCATTAATATAGTTTATAATATCATAGGTATCTGCCGGGCTTATATCTTCTATCTTATCTTTAGTAATAACCTCCATATTAGCAAAGGATTCTTCTAATTTCTGATCTAGTCTATCACCAAAGACTTTTATCTCAGGTAATTCATAGGAACATATAACAATAGGTAGTGAAAATATTAAAACTAAATATTTCAGCATAATATTTCCACTAAATCTCAAAAAAATAAAGTGAATTATTCGATTTCATGAAACCCATAGGATACCTCCTTATCCTCGTAAGTGGCATTTTATTAAGAGTTTTTTTAACAGGTTTCCTGGCTTGTCTTCCTTTTACTAACCTACCCTTCCCATCAATACTAACTAATAAGATCTTTGAATATTCTAAGATCAATCAGCTAATGACAGTGGTTTATAAGGTGTTCATCAGACTCACAGTTGCGGGACAGCGTTGGATTTTCACCAAACTTCCCTGATAAAAAAA from the Deferribacterota bacterium genome contains:
- a CDS encoding TonB-dependent receptor yields the protein MLKYLVLIFSLPIVICSYELPEIKVFGDRLDQKLEESFANMEVITKDKIEDISPADTYDIINYINGSNLKSYDKKHTNIDLRGFGEKGALNNIILINGMKLNTVDMSGVDLSTIPVDAIERIEVYHGGNSVLFGDRAVGGVINIVTKKPIKGGFNIKSDFGSYDYQNYYTEGVYAGENISLMLNVNRSTTDGYRLNSDFDKTTIGGEASYFGQNIEYNISGSYSDSDYGLPGPLSSSEIEEFGRKHSLFPDDGGSDKDGYINNRVKLYSPIGDFVINGDYRKRDREYNISGLIYDDELTYYSIRPEYIFQFDGELFSNKIQIGYDFEHYDVAVEEMKYNTYSELERIYHGIYLFDTFNIDKLILQTGFRSQYKRDFFESEDTKKSKWINSYLFMIAYDINKNNNIYVKFDKSFRFPTTDELMEYGGRLNTDLEPQENYTLESGYKLKYKGYYLNLVAFYQKSNDEIFTNPDAIFYNEGFFNTNIDTERLGVTLNVGATFKNYLIDIKYNYIDGNIDEGPYKDAEIPLVSKHSLKGLFKYKSPFGFNLYYQIGYYSSYYAGNDYLNEAKKIDGYFVSDIKCEYNYKNISAYVKVNNLFDEKYYDYAYYTRGEGFHYYPSNARNWVAGASIKF